Genomic segment of Carassius carassius chromosome 19, fCarCar2.1, whole genome shotgun sequence:
CCCGAGACTTCATCCGTTTACAAATAAAgtgtcgtgttttttttttttttttacattagttaGATATCCTTTCACAATTCTTTTCCATCAGGCTGTTCCCTTCCTGGGTGCCGGCACATCCCTCCACTTTATGGTGCCACTGTCGGCAGGTCTACCTGCCCATGAGCTACTGTTATGCGGTCAGGCTGTCTGCCGATGAAGATCAACTGATTCTCAGTTTAAGACAGGTAAAGTTCACAGTGCTACCACTAGAGGCCACTCGGAGACTATATTAAATCAGGCTTGTTTGCCTGAACTCTACTATCTAGTCacagttgtttgttttttgggtgtTGAACAGGAGCTCTATGTCCAGGAGTACTCGACTATTGACTGGCCAGCGCAGAGGAACAACATTGCAGCTTGTGACTTGTACACACCTCACAGCACCTTGCTTACTATCGCTTATTGTGAGAGAAGTGTAACAGCtctgtaaaataataatcttttcaTTTCAGTGAAGTCACATAACATTATCAAACTTGATCTTATAGTGATCCTGAATGTGTATGAAGCTCATCACAGCACTATGCTGAGAGAAAAAGCAGTGAAGGAGCTTTATGACCATATTAAAGCAGACGATCGCTTCACTAAGTGTATCAGCATTGGCCCGGTGAGAGAAAAGagaatacatttgattttatgtAATGTCATATTGACTCTATTCATCCACattcctgtttttattttgtgcagttTCAATGTACATGATTGATCAGAAatgttcattaataataattcagtctTAAATATTGCACTGTTTACAAAAATAGCTTCCTGTTTTGTCAGATTTCGAAAACGATCAATATGTTGGTACGCTGGTATGTGGATGGACCCACATCACCTGCCTTTCAAGAGCATGTGTCAAGGATACCTGACTATCTATGGTTTGTGGTCTGATTTTAGTCATTTCCTGcttatattgaataataataataataattgtctttctttttgtcatttttatttttttttcaatgctccAGGCTGGGTTTGGATGGTATGAAAATGCAGGTGAGATGTTgttattttgaagaacatttcaTCTGATCAGTTAAATGTTGTTATTAACAATATGAATAACAATTCTCActcacattataatttttttcccatcAGGGTACAAATGGATCACAGCTGTGGGATACTGCATTTGCAGTACAAGCATTTCTTGAGGTAttttatctttataaataaaaacccAAACTGCCGCATAGCTGATAATTGATCAGTTGGCCTTGTTTTCTGAACAGGCAGGTGCCCAGGACATCCCCAGGTTTACAGAGTGCCTCAAACAAGCCCATCATTTCTTTGATCTGACCCAGGTGACGATGATTCATTGAAAtcttatccatccatctatctatctgaaaTGTAATAATTTGGTTTCTATGTGAGGTCtgatcagtttttttattattatagatcAAAGATAATCCTCCAGAATATGAGAGGTATTATAGACAAATGAACAAGGTAAACTTTTGGGTATTTCATTTCAACCTTCTTAACCATTCTTAATGAATGGTTTATGTATAggttgtgtataggtttataccGTTTTACTCCATtgctgtatgtctgtatttatatagcaccatggtcctgtgaggcaagacatttcgttccactgtatgtccacacatgtagcagaatgacgataaagctcaacttgaacttgaacttgagtgagcgtgtgtttgtgtgattcagGGAGGTTTTCCCTTCAGCACGCGGGACTGTGGTTGGATAGTTGCGGACTGCACAGCGGAAGGACTGAAATCTGTGATGCTGCTGCAGGAGCAGTGCGGTTTCCTCACAGAAAAAGTTCCCGCTGAAAGACTTTGTGATGCTGTCAATGTGGTAAAAGACATGTTTACAGTTCGACATGTTTAACATTCTGTCTGTGTCTTATCAGTGCAGAGCCACAATAATCTGATTTACAGTACACTTCTTATAGCAACAATCCCCTTGGAGCAATCTAGGGTTAAGtgttttgctcaagggcacagtaTGCTTAAGCTACTATGCAACCCAGAAAATCTTTGACTCAAATCTCATCAACTCACAGCACAGACAGTGTCAGATCCTATTAAGAGGGTCTTTACTCCCTATTTTTAATCTCAgtctttcaaaaatgttatttttctctATGTTTACTgagtatttaaatatatgttaattATATTGAGTAATTATTCATAGGCTGATATAATATATTCTCACTTCTCTAATGTTCATGCATGGCTCATCTTTCCAATGAAATTGCACAGTGAAATGCATCCAAACTAACAGGCTATGTCAGAATAAACACACATGTAtcatattgttcaaaagtttgggggtggcaggattttttttttttttttttttaaagttgtctCTTATTGtcaccaaagctgtatttatttgatcaaaaatacagtagaaacaataatattgtgaaatattattatgattttcaaTAGCTGTTctctattataatattaaatattgtcacttattctgtgatggaaaagctgaatttataACAGCCATTACGCAGtcttttagtgtcacatgatccttcagaaataattttaagaagccgatttggtgctcaagaaacattgcttattgcaatgcaaaaaaaaaaagttgtgctgcttaatatttttgtagaaacagtgatacattttttcatgattctcTGATTAATAAAAAGCTGTAAtagaaaaaacagcatttatttgaaatagtgtCCTTAATGTGTCTTAttctttaaatgtgattttgtttCAGCTGCTAAGCATGAGAAATCCTGATGGAGGGTTTGCCACGTATGAGACCAAACGTGGTGGAAAACTGCTGGAGCTGCTGAACCCATCTGAAGTGTTTGGTGATCATGCAGTAAAATGTCATATTCACTAGACAGTGCATTTTTCATCGGTCTCGACGTGTCTGTTTTTACCTCTTACTCTCCCAGGTGATATAATGATCGACTACACGTATGTTGAGTGTACCTCCGCTGTAATGCAGGCACTGAAACACTTTCACAGCGTATATCCTGAGCACAGAGCAGAAGAGATTAGGTACagccaaacaaaatatttcagCATATTGTGGTTTGAAAAATGGTTTGGTTAAACCACGTCTCTTGATCACATAGGACAACTCTTCAGCAAGGGCTGGACTACTGCAGGAGGGTTCAAAGACCTGATGGCTCATGGGAAGGGTAGGCGTCGGTTCATTTATATAATCAGAAACATTATTCTTTTGCTTCTTGGACTGTTTATGAAGTATTCTGCTTGTCTTAGGTCCTGGGGAGTATGTTTCACGTATGGAGTCTGGTTTGGTCTGGAGGCATTTGCATGTATGGGCCACACTTTCCAAAATGGGTgtgttatttgtttttcttctcaaATTGATGTTCATTTAATAAATCATCAGCTCATATTCTTTTACTGCACTTTATTTGTCCCTGTAATCGATTTGGTTTGTGTGTTGAAGGTCTGTTTGTGTGGAGGTGAAACGTGCCTGTGAGTTCCTGCTGTCAAAGCAGATGGAGGATGGAGGCTGGGGCGAGGACTTTGAGTCATGTGAGCAGCGCCGCTATGTTCAGAGCAAGAACTCACAGATCCACAACACCTGCTGGGCTTTGCTGGGGTTGATGGCTGCCAGGTAACATCAGCAGTAGTTTCTATATACCTCTACTGTACAGAACTGCCCTCCCGTTCAAAAACTGGGTAcagctttgtttttttaatttttaaaaatttttttttaaaaatttgctGCACAGAAACCATAACTATAAATACAAGTAACTGCAAGAAAGTATAAATAGTATCTAACATTATTTGTACTTAGTGTAAGTAATATCTATTGTTATTTGTACGTCCTTtgcctatttatatatatacatatatatcttaAACCCTTGTGAGGGTAAAAAGTGGCTTGTCTTAAGTCTAGTAATTGATATCCAAAGATTTTTTTGACTGTTAAACTCAACTAGatattaaagtgatttatttttttttttttgatgatgatgatttagAATCAAAATGATTCTCAAATTTCAGTAAATATGACATTTCAGTGTTTGACAGCCTACATTAACTTTTTTTCCTGACTCTTTAGTGTTTTTCAAAGTGTTGATTTATGGAAAATTGCATGGACAACAATGAGGTTAAGTGGGGTTGCTTTTCCAAAACAGGGTTAATTTACTTAAAAGGTGTCATTTTTAGGTACCCTGACATCAGAGAGGTGGAGCGAGGCATTCAAGTTCTGATTGACAGGCAGCTGCCCAATGGAGACTGGCCACAGGTGAGCAAAGCTGTTGCTAGATCTCCAAAATTCATCTCTTTTTGAGGTCTCTCTCTAATAAAATGTGCTGGGTTGTTTCCTTGTTTTTTAGGAGAACATTTCTGGAGTGTTTAATAAAAGCTGTGCCATCAGCTACACCTCTTACAAGAATGTGTTTCCTGTGTGGACGCTGGGCCGTTTCTCACGGCTCTACCCCTGCAGCCCTCTGGCTGGGAAACTCAAACTCTAAATCAGATACTTTGTACTTGTGCCTCAAATAAGATCATTCTTATTTGAAACAAACCTGTTTGCTGCTGTTTAGAAAGTAGGACTGATTTATCAAAGTCTTTAGAATGTTATCTACAGAAtgaatatttgattcatttttgtgCTCTTTTAACCATGGGACCAGGGCGTTGTATCCTGTAGATGATTATGTAATTAAAAGTGATTTCCTGTactcttataataaataattttatattttggatCTCTGCTTTGTGTCTGATTTATGTTTTAGAATCCCCCTCTTGTTTGCACTGACTGAAATCAATTCGGTATAATATTGTTGGGGAAACTGCATACTGCTCAGTAGTTTAGAATGCTCTATGTAAAAGATATgtacaaattattattgttattattataatacttattattaataataaaaaaacataaattaaacatgcAAAGTAATGAGGTCACGTGACCTCGATGTAGCCAAAGAAAACACTGACAAATATTTCGTATGTGTTCTGTCcctcataataatttttttaattgtacgcAGTATAAATTGTGCAGTATTAGATAGGTATTTTCATTCTGAGCCCGTCTACAGCTCTGCTGAGCTAAGTATTTAGTACACAGCAAGCTCAGCAAACAAAACAATATCTACagctattattagtagtagtaaagtaatattacatttatattgggtacgggcttttattttgaaacgcTGAAGCACTGTTTCCGCGTTCACGCTGCTCTGGGTTTATGGGTGAAGCCGGTTTAATGAACAGCTGATTTGAATTCTTCACGGAACATTTTTCAATGTTATGCGGTATTGAAGTGCTTTTTGCAGCATGACAGGACGGAGATATGAATGTTAAAGTCACGGAGTGAATGATGGCGTCAGGATGGCGGCAGCCTCGATCAGTTAGAGCTGCTTTACTCTTTAACACcaccctcatcatcctcatcatcttcatcagcaCCGGCGCAAAGACGCACACCTGTGACCATAAAGTGCCCCTGCCAACAGAGGTCAGGCTCTCTTAATTGTCATGTTTTGTCTTCTGGTTCTCAAATACGACATTTAAGATTCTGCCTTCTTAATAACATGTAATATGTGCATTCTTTATATCATCCCATGTTGTGCTTTATCTCCTAAAAATGAATAATAGCTTAGACTGACAATTTGCTAACGTAtcctttatgttccacagaagaaagaaagtaactTTAAGGTCAATAAATAGAGGCAGAATTTTTAATTTGGGTAAAACTGTTGCTTTAAAAGGCATTTTTCTGGAAgattaaagggacagttaaccataaaatgacaaatatctcaTAATTTGCTCGCTTCTTCTGtagtacataaataaattatatcgCAGTCCAAGCTCTTTTTTTCCTCCATGTTCAATAAAAATCATCCTTCACTGCTCAAATAGTCTATGGAATattgttttacaatattattttgcCAGTACTTATAATAATATCTGCTGCTGTTTGCCATTCTAGGTCATACATAAAGTGTTTTTGAAGCCAGATAGATTGACCAAAAGAAGCACTGACCAGCTGTTAAAGATCCAAATAGAGTATGACTCCAGCTTGGATGGGTTAGTTATAATTTATTAGTTCATTAGATACAGTAATGCCACATTGTCATCCATTGACTTAATATCTTTACTGCTCACACAGGTTAGATGAAGCCAAAAGCAGCCTTGTGAAGGTATTTTGATTTCTGTATCTTGTATATGGCCTTTCACATGTACATATGatgcatgcattcacacacattaTTGATCTCTTCTGCTTTGCTTCAAGGATGAGCTCCTCCCACAGGCTATTGATTATCTTCAGAAAGCCTTCAGGGTTCGTAGACAGTCAGGTCCAATATTACTGAGCAGGTAATTATTTTCTCAGCTAGTATTGTCTGACAGCAAATCCTCTTAAAATTGCACTCAGCCATGTCCTTCTGTGAATATTTAATCTCGTTAGTTTTTTGTAATCCCgatgatttttttcttaatgaTTAGACAATGTGCAACCAATCAGTACCTTAGGAAAAGAGATGATCCACATCGCTACTGTCAGGGACCGTGTGCAGACATCACCAAGTGTGGCCCAGTCGTTGTCCCTGAACAACATTTGCAGGTAGGTCCCCCTCAAATTTTTTGGACAAAAtctattttctttcttattttgtttattcctttttttattgCAATGTATTTGCTGCATATAAACCatacagattatatatatataaaaaaactcaaGACATAGTGATTttgttcaacatttttttttgtcattttggtaGCTTAATATGAGCAATATTCCAGATATCTATTTCATACCGATGTGAATTACTCAACCAAGCCTATTTATTTCACCCTTTGTTAATTTTGGAATCACTTGATTTCACCCTAAATTACATATAAGGAGCATTGTATGATAATTAAGGTGTCTTTTGATGTCTATTGATGTTTATATATTCAATTCGGTGtttgaaatattgttttaaaaattatCTGCATAAATATACAGAAGCACCATGCCTACTTAAAGATCCATTTTAAGTGGATTTTTTATGGATAAAATGAATTCTATTATTTCTAATTctgacaaatataaatatattgcatGATAATTTTTGATTCATAGAATGAGGTTTCCTTTAGCAATGCAGGGTTTGCAGTGAGTTTGGCAAGTCCTGTGGCCCCGCTGGTCCTCCTGATGGTGAGGGGGTGGTGAGGGCTGATTTTGTGTTGTACGTGAGTGCGATGACCACAGAGCGTTGTGGACAAGAAAACATCGTAGCCTATGCAGCGTACTGCCAGCTGGAGTCTGAACTGGACAGGTAATCGAAAATACTTGAAATGGGAATGTAGGTGATTTTAATTTGCCTTAGAGTATACTGTGGAAATAGGTGACAGTAACGGCAGAAGTTTCTTAATGTAGGCCCATCGCTGGATATGCCAATCTGTGTCCCAATATGATCTCTACTCAAGCTCAGGAGTTTGAAGGGATGCTGTCCACAGTCAAACATGAGATCATACATGCCCTGGTAATGACATGAAACTCTGCACATCCTCATGAGGAGAGCTTTAGAGTTTATCATTGTTGTTATCAtatgttctgtatgttttaaGGGTTTTTCTGCAGGACTCTTTGCGTTTTACCATGATGATGATGGGAAACCTTTGACACCACGTTCTGCAAGTGGTCTACCTGCATACAATGAAAGGTGATGgtgaattttattattttattgtaaaattgagataattatattgcattaatacaggttaaaataattttagtaaaaaaaaaaaaaaagcatgatctcctgatatactgtatgtatataatgGACCTTGGTTGTTAAACTATGTACATAACACTgcgtttatttctttctttctctctctctctctctctctctccctcagtttAGGGTTATATCAATGGAGTGATAAAGTCATCAGAAGAGCTACTCGGCTGTGGGACATCCGTGGAGGCCACATGGTCAGACACACGGTCCATCTTCTGGCCACCCCACGTGTGGTTgtaagtatttatttttctttgaaaagaacagcatctaAATAAAAGAACTTAGCTACATGAACtgctgtgatgttttatcagGAGGAAGCCAGGAGACATTTTAATTGCCCCATTCTAGAGGGCATGGAACTGGAGAACCAGGGGGGTGCTGGCACCGAGTTCAACCACTGGGAAAAACGTCTGTTAGAGGTCCTAAAACCAAATCTTCCCTGGTGGTGTTCATGAACACTTAACTACTTCAGTGTCAGTACTGTCAaagtactgtgttttttttttgttttttttttttattgaattcagcatgttttattttaacagaATGAGGCAATGACTGGATCTCATACACAGAACAGAGTGTTTTCCAGAATTACTTTGGCCATAATGGAGGATACTGGGTAAGCGATGTATTGTTGCTCATGGCTAATGCAGGGTATGCACTTACTAAGGTGTAAACTTCTACATTTACAGGTATAGTTagattctgtcttcatttactcaccctcatgttcacACTGTACgctttgtgaaacacaaaagaggttattttaaagaatgtcGGTAACCAAATAATTTCGGTTCCCATTCACTGTCCACAGTatgtacaaaaaatattaatgggACCCGAAACTGTTTAAGCATTCctctatatctatgtatctatatctgtatatctattatatgtgtgtgtgtgtgtgtgtgtctatatatatatatatatataccgtatatatagAGGCTGAGTAAGTGTTGAAAGAATTTGCATTTCTTCCTACCCCTTAAGTgtaatttagttatttaagtACTAGAATGCTAAGACTGTCCTATGATTAACTCCTCTCTGTGCTATTTTCTGTTTTAAGGTGGTACAGAGCCAATTATAGTATGGCAGAGAACTTGGAGTGGGGAAGAGGTTTGGGTTGCGACTTTGTGATGAAAAGCTGTAAATTCTGGATAGACCAACATCGCCATACGTAAGCTTTGATGCATGAGATACGAAATAAAACTGTGTACACTtctgaaaaactttatttttgttgttgttgtattaagTGGACAATGAACTTTTATTTGTTTTGGGAGATGCTTTTATCAAAATGCCATAcgactgcattaaaaaaaaaactgtacatttcataaGTTCATGTGTTCCCTAGGAATACAaactcatgttgctagtggtacAGAAACAAATTAGATTGTATGTTGTACATTTGTAGCAGTTCTTTATTTCAGATTGATTATTGTATCTCTTCCAGGGAAACTGGAGTTTCAgtcttaaatatatgtaaaacatATTGGTTAAGTTTGGGGTCATTGATTGGACATCTGTTCCTAATGTGTTTGAAACAGGAGGCCAACCCTGAGCCCGTACTGTGATTCTGTGAGGAGCGCACCTCTGCAGCTCACCTGCAGGCAGGACCAGCTGGCAGTGGCCGTGTGCAACCTGCAGAAGTTTCCTCATGCGCTTCCTGCAGAGTATCAGGTAAGATCAGCAGAAATCCAGGTAAAAAATCCTCTGTATCTTCCTTCAATTCTTATTCGtactgtattgtgaaaagcagtatacaaataaaattgactgGTTATTTACAGATAAATACAAGATCACTGCCTTTATAGAAGGTTGATTTAATGTATTAAACCCTCTCCATCCTCTAGTACTTTGACCTTATCCCTGGTGTCCCTGAGGAAGATTTGCCAGCATACGGAGGGGCTGTAGAGATCGCAGACTACTGTCC
This window contains:
- the lss gene encoding lanosterol synthase, which encodes MTEGTCLRRRGGPYKAEPVTDLSRWRLSNVEGRQSWRYIEEADGVDRQQSMLESHSLGLDTGEFISASPAAHTAAEAALKGMDFYSRLQAKDGHWAGDYGGPLFLLPGLLITCHIAKIPLPDAWRQEMVRYLRSVQLPDGGWGLHVEDKSTVFGTALNYTTLRILGVGPDDPDMLRARNILHSKGGAVGIPSWGKFWLAILNVYSWEGMNTLFPEMWLFPSWVPAHPSTLWCHCRQVYLPMSYCYAVRLSADEDQLILSLRQELYVQEYSTIDWPAQRNNIAACDLYTPHSTLLTIAYLILNVYEAHHSTMLREKAVKELYDHIKADDRFTKCISIGPISKTINMLVRWYVDGPTSPAFQEHVSRIPDYLWLGLDGMKMQGTNGSQLWDTAFAVQAFLEAGAQDIPRFTECLKQAHHFFDLTQIKDNPPEYERYYRQMNKGGFPFSTRDCGWIVADCTAEGLKSVMLLQEQCGFLTEKVPAERLCDAVNVLLSMRNPDGGFATYETKRGGKLLELLNPSEVFGDIMIDYTYVECTSAVMQALKHFHSVYPEHRAEEIRTTLQQGLDYCRRVQRPDGSWEGSWGVCFTYGVWFGLEAFACMGHTFQNGSVCVEVKRACEFLLSKQMEDGGWGEDFESCEQRRYVQSKNSQIHNTCWALLGLMAARYPDIREVERGIQVLIDRQLPNGDWPQENISGVFNKSCAISYTSYKNVFPVWTLGRFSRLYPCSPLAGKLKL
- the lmln gene encoding leishmanolysin-like peptidase, translating into MMASGWRQPRSVRAALLFNTTLIILIIFISTGAKTHTCDHKVPLPTEVIHKVFLKPDRLTKRSTDQLLKIQIEYDSSLDGLDEAKSSLVKDELLPQAIDYLQKAFRVRRQSGPILLSRQCATNQYLRKRDDPHRYCQGPCADITKCGPVVVPEQHLQQCRVCSEFGKSCGPAGPPDGEGVVRADFVLYVSAMTTERCGQENIVAYAAYCQLESELDRPIAGYANLCPNMISTQAQEFEGMLSTVKHEIIHALGFSAGLFAFYHDDDGKPLTPRSASGLPAYNESLGLYQWSDKVIRRATRLWDIRGGHMVRHTVHLLATPRVVEEARRHFNCPILEGMELENQGGAGTEFNHWEKRLLENEAMTGSHTQNRVFSRITLAIMEDTGWYRANYSMAENLEWGRGLGCDFVMKSCKFWIDQHRHTRPTLSPYCDSVRSAPLQLTCRQDQLAVAVCNLQKFPHALPAEYQYFDLIPGVPEEDLPAYGGAVEIADYCPFSQEFSWHVGGEYQRSSYCRIQENQPATWRNYGVEQYGPGSVCLYQKSPFVMEQCTKRMTYPDWGSGCYKVSCTAQGLLVWVQNESYPCVRTGQVINVSIRMNGWVYSGQLICPTCSDFCSVCPLPHEIPPQNTTKSAHLDPCSRSSCLVVNLWQLLLTLTPLLIGFLLCGRD